One segment of Gordonia terrae DNA contains the following:
- a CDS encoding ABC transporter ATP-binding protein has product MSTHAESSSTPNGPGSTTPDPAAPVLEIDQITVGYGGVPAVRGLSASVRPGEILALLGPNGAGKTTSLLAAVGALGLMSGTVTALGDPIDRRIERNARRGVTLVPDTRGVFHRLSVSDNLRLARRRNGPDLDTAYQYFPKLKTMRGRRCGNLSGGEQQMLALAKALLANPKVLLIDELSLGLSPVAVQDLLPRLRSIADEHQMAVVLVEQHIDLALGIADAAIVLHHGRVALSAPAGELRSRRDMVEAAYFGRTVDDLAS; this is encoded by the coding sequence ATGAGCACGCACGCCGAGTCGTCGTCCACGCCGAACGGGCCGGGATCGACGACACCCGACCCGGCCGCACCGGTGCTGGAGATCGACCAGATCACCGTCGGCTACGGCGGGGTCCCTGCCGTCCGCGGTCTCAGCGCGTCCGTCCGGCCGGGCGAGATCCTGGCCCTGCTCGGCCCGAACGGGGCCGGCAAGACGACGAGCCTCCTCGCTGCGGTCGGTGCGCTCGGCCTGATGTCGGGCACGGTCACCGCCCTGGGCGATCCGATCGACCGCCGGATCGAACGCAATGCGCGTCGCGGGGTGACTCTGGTACCCGACACGCGCGGGGTGTTCCACCGGCTGTCGGTGTCGGACAACCTCCGTCTCGCCAGACGTCGCAACGGACCCGATCTCGACACCGCCTACCAGTACTTTCCCAAACTCAAGACGATGCGGGGGCGGCGCTGCGGCAATCTGTCCGGTGGCGAACAGCAGATGCTGGCGCTCGCCAAGGCGCTGCTCGCGAATCCGAAGGTGCTGCTCATCGACGAACTGAGCCTTGGTCTGTCCCCGGTCGCGGTCCAGGACCTGCTGCCCCGCTTGCGGTCGATCGCCGACGAACACCAGATGGCGGTCGTCCTCGTCGAGCAGCACATCGACCTGGCCCTCGGCATCGCCGACGCCGCGATCGTGCTCCACCACGGTCGTGTCGCACTCTCGGCGCCCGCAGGCGAACTCCGCAGTCGCCGAGACATGGTCGAGGCGGCCTACTTCGGCCGCACCGTCGACGATCTCGCCTCCTAG
- a CDS encoding MFS transporter: MTSTTAEAEAGTAPKRAKAILVALILVAGVANINLAVANVALPDIGKALDASSTQLNLVAVGYSLGLAASVLYFGALGDRHGRKRMLVIGMCLSIPASLVAGFAPNVEVLFGARLVGGIAAGLAFPTTLAVITALWSGPKRVRAIAAWSAFGGAISALGPVLSGALLEVFSWHSVFLVTLPLAVVALLAAWRLVPTDTGDEAAVVDNLGGVVSIVMVGSLVLAINFAPNSDQRLQVYILAAIALLAGAGFVWRQLRVRVPLFDLRIAARRTFWVAAVGGLIVFGTLMGAMFIGQQYMQNVLGYSTLAAGATILPAAAAMIVVAPRSAKLVQNMGSRFTLLSGYAFIVVGLVLAMLTWDEHAHFWHVGLVYVLVGVGVGLAGTPASQSLTGSVPVQRAGMASSMSDLQRDLGGAILQSTLGAILTAGYAKQLQQSISDSPQADQVTEQTEAALTKSFSSAEVMAERYPQYADQIIGAARDAFVQGDKNAYGAAAGIVLLGAAVVFFFYPKHEAERTAMAEYAKQRSL; the protein is encoded by the coding sequence ATGACGTCGACAACGGCCGAGGCCGAGGCGGGGACGGCTCCCAAGCGGGCGAAAGCGATCCTGGTCGCGCTGATCCTGGTCGCCGGGGTGGCCAACATCAATCTCGCGGTGGCGAACGTCGCGCTACCCGACATCGGGAAGGCGCTCGACGCGAGTTCGACGCAGCTGAACCTGGTCGCGGTCGGCTACTCGCTCGGCCTCGCGGCGTCGGTGCTCTACTTCGGCGCGCTGGGAGACCGGCACGGCCGCAAGCGAATGCTCGTCATCGGGATGTGCCTGTCGATCCCGGCGTCGCTCGTCGCCGGGTTCGCGCCCAACGTCGAGGTCCTGTTCGGTGCTCGACTGGTGGGTGGCATCGCCGCGGGCCTGGCCTTCCCGACCACCCTCGCGGTGATCACCGCCCTCTGGTCCGGACCGAAACGTGTGCGGGCGATCGCCGCGTGGTCGGCGTTCGGCGGTGCGATCTCGGCGCTGGGACCGGTGTTGTCCGGAGCCCTGCTCGAGGTCTTCTCGTGGCACTCGGTGTTCCTGGTGACCCTGCCGCTCGCCGTCGTCGCCCTGCTCGCGGCGTGGCGGTTGGTGCCCACCGACACCGGTGACGAAGCGGCGGTCGTCGACAACCTGGGCGGCGTCGTGTCCATCGTGATGGTGGGCTCACTCGTGCTCGCGATCAACTTCGCCCCGAACTCCGATCAGCGACTGCAGGTCTACATCCTGGCCGCGATCGCGCTGCTGGCGGGGGCTGGTTTCGTCTGGCGGCAGCTGCGTGTGCGGGTGCCGCTCTTCGACCTCCGGATCGCGGCCCGACGCACCTTCTGGGTCGCGGCGGTCGGTGGGCTGATCGTGTTCGGCACGCTCATGGGAGCGATGTTCATCGGGCAGCAGTACATGCAGAACGTGCTCGGATACTCCACCCTCGCGGCCGGCGCCACGATCCTCCCCGCGGCGGCCGCCATGATCGTCGTGGCACCACGGTCGGCAAAGCTGGTGCAGAACATGGGTTCGCGCTTCACCTTGCTGTCGGGCTACGCGTTCATCGTCGTCGGCCTGGTGCTCGCGATGCTCACCTGGGACGAGCACGCCCACTTCTGGCATGTGGGCCTGGTCTACGTCCTCGTCGGGGTGGGCGTCGGTCTCGCCGGCACCCCGGCGTCGCAGTCGCTCACCGGCTCGGTGCCGGTGCAGCGCGCCGGGATGGCGTCGAGCATGTCCGATCTGCAACGCGACCTCGGCGGCGCGATCCTGCAGTCCACCCTCGGCGCGATCCTGACGGCGGGTTACGCAAAACAGTTGCAGCAGAGCATCTCCGATTCACCGCAGGCCGACCAGGTGACCGAACAGACCGAAGCCGCGCTCACGAAGTCGTTCTCGAGTGCCGAGGTCATGGCCGAGCGTTACCCGCAGTATGCCGATCAGATCATCGGTGCGGCCCGCGACGCGTTCGTCCAGGGTGACAAGAACGCCTACGGCGCGGCGGCCGGCATCGTCCTGCTCGGTGCGGCCGTGGTGTTCTTCTTCTACCCCAAACACGAGGCGGAGCGAACGGCTATGGCGGAGTACGCAAAACAGCGCAGCCTCTGA
- a CDS encoding oxygenase MpaB family protein produces MERTAPADLVNTDLAVQRFGTAGRDWLDQMWLADPLADAVAADRQPGGPTTTVLRAALESGIDSVDDATDSLRALFGFLDDEPDWVDHDRMSRAADALVVNTAPLGIVLGAASLVRGAGNTIAGKPLAVTGRYVSQPAVRSVEVGEWLGQVLTPGGMRRDGPGFAYTVRVRMIHAHVRHMLLTRGDWDEKAWGVPIPQPYMAFTIAEFGHIAIDAMHKLGVRFTDRELDDIYHLWRYVGHVVGMSPELNPVCEADHVRIEDLYRLTSPGPGPDDRDFVVALTDDYLVPELAAVFPGPAALRHRLAATTMHGLQRVFIGDADADALRIPDGRLKHVLSRVGPVLAAAGSVQRVGGARRARTRLEKAYRARDVAMARMRTDYRVTHDLVDAAPGPQSADQPSKRLAAVTSSVRQ; encoded by the coding sequence ATGGAACGGACCGCGCCCGCCGACCTCGTGAACACCGACCTCGCCGTACAGCGGTTCGGGACGGCCGGCCGTGACTGGCTCGACCAGATGTGGCTCGCGGACCCACTCGCCGACGCCGTGGCCGCCGACCGGCAGCCCGGCGGCCCCACGACGACCGTGCTGCGGGCGGCGCTGGAGAGCGGCATCGACTCGGTCGACGACGCCACCGACTCGCTGCGCGCATTGTTCGGGTTCCTCGACGACGAGCCCGACTGGGTCGATCACGACCGGATGAGCCGTGCGGCTGATGCGCTGGTCGTCAACACCGCGCCGCTGGGCATCGTGCTCGGCGCGGCCTCGCTGGTCCGCGGGGCGGGTAACACGATCGCGGGCAAGCCGCTCGCGGTCACCGGACGGTATGTGTCACAGCCGGCGGTGCGCTCGGTCGAGGTCGGTGAATGGCTGGGTCAGGTGCTCACGCCCGGCGGGATGCGTCGTGACGGACCCGGGTTCGCGTACACGGTACGGGTCCGGATGATCCACGCGCACGTCCGCCACATGCTGCTCACACGCGGGGACTGGGACGAGAAGGCCTGGGGCGTGCCGATCCCGCAGCCGTACATGGCGTTCACGATCGCCGAGTTCGGGCACATCGCGATCGACGCGATGCACAAGCTCGGGGTGCGGTTCACCGACCGCGAACTCGACGACATCTACCACCTGTGGCGATACGTCGGGCACGTCGTCGGCATGAGTCCCGAGCTCAACCCGGTGTGCGAGGCCGACCACGTCCGCATCGAAGACCTCTACCGGTTGACCTCGCCGGGGCCGGGCCCCGATGACCGGGACTTCGTCGTCGCGCTGACCGACGACTACCTGGTACCGGAACTGGCCGCGGTCTTCCCCGGACCGGCGGCGCTCCGACATCGGCTTGCGGCGACGACGATGCACGGCCTGCAGCGGGTCTTCATCGGCGACGCCGACGCGGATGCGCTCCGGATTCCCGACGGCCGGCTCAAGCATGTCCTGAGCCGGGTCGGGCCGGTCCTCGCGGCGGCCGGGTCGGTGCAGCGGGTCGGGGGAGCCCGACGCGCGCGGACTCGGCTCGAGAAAGCCTATCGCGCACGGGACGTCGCGATGGCGCGGATGCGCACGGACTACCGCGTCACCCACGACCTGGTCGACGCCGCGCCCGGACCCCAGAGCGCCGATCAGCCCTCGAAGCGGCTGGCGGCGGTGACGTCCTCGGTCAGGCAGTAG
- a CDS encoding TetR/AcrR family transcriptional regulator — MRQRLLTSTLTLLERRPGRRPTTAELAGHAHVSIGTVYRYFADMDAIVEELRLAAVHDITATLASGIGRAMDQQPDIAMVTVVETLVSSFESHAPVLRASLEIGEHGFGDAWAEVEGPLLPLARILPSRLRPDLDDRAIDELVFLTMGATASLCLRIALQRPRDADRASLVAMAARMLLAAFDSPPADAAG, encoded by the coding sequence ATGCGCCAGCGGCTGCTCACATCTACCCTCACTCTTTTGGAGCGTCGCCCCGGCCGCCGGCCGACGACCGCCGAACTCGCCGGCCACGCGCACGTGAGCATCGGGACGGTGTACCGCTACTTCGCCGACATGGACGCGATCGTCGAGGAGCTGCGCCTCGCCGCCGTCCACGACATCACCGCGACCCTCGCGAGCGGTATCGGCCGGGCGATGGACCAGCAACCGGACATCGCGATGGTCACGGTGGTCGAGACCCTGGTGTCGTCGTTCGAGTCGCACGCGCCGGTACTGCGTGCCTCACTCGAGATCGGCGAGCACGGCTTCGGCGACGCCTGGGCGGAGGTCGAGGGACCCCTCCTCCCGCTCGCGCGGATTCTGCCGTCGCGTCTGCGGCCCGACCTCGACGACCGGGCCATCGACGAACTGGTGTTCCTCACCATGGGCGCGACCGCCAGCCTGTGCCTGCGCATCGCGTTGCAGCGGCCGCGGGACGCCGACCGGGCGTCGCTCGTCGCGATGGCGGCGCGAATGCTGCTGGCGGCTTTCGATTCGCCACCGGCCGATGCTGCCGGTTGA
- a CDS encoding TetR/AcrR family transcriptional regulator: protein MAVEDENDPVRTDADTARPPRNTRNRPTDDELLDAACAVIAEVGAERATMTAIAERGGTTRVTLYAHFDSRDELVNRVMTRELDTFTSFMFEVYDASENMPYGARARHSVLALFDYARRHPEGLRVLIGHREGGSDRRLYAALEPRIAARLRDNYAERGARIAASADTLASLLLGMSLDVAHRALIVDGAGVDEACDLAITATLAVLRDVRPEQLRALDESLGGR, encoded by the coding sequence GTGGCCGTCGAAGACGAGAACGATCCGGTGCGGACGGATGCCGACACCGCACGACCCCCACGCAACACACGCAACCGGCCCACCGACGACGAATTGCTCGACGCCGCGTGCGCGGTCATCGCCGAGGTCGGTGCCGAACGCGCCACGATGACCGCCATCGCCGAACGCGGCGGCACCACCCGGGTGACCCTGTACGCGCACTTCGACTCCCGCGACGAGCTGGTCAATCGCGTGATGACCCGCGAACTCGACACCTTCACCTCGTTCATGTTCGAGGTGTACGACGCGAGTGAGAACATGCCCTACGGGGCCCGTGCCCGCCATTCGGTGCTCGCCTTGTTCGACTACGCCCGACGCCACCCGGAAGGCCTGCGCGTCCTCATCGGTCATCGGGAGGGCGGCAGCGACCGCCGGCTCTATGCCGCGCTCGAACCCCGGATCGCCGCACGCCTGCGTGACAACTACGCCGAACGCGGGGCGCGGATCGCCGCCAGTGCGGACACCCTCGCCTCGCTCCTGCTGGGCATGAGCCTCGACGTCGCGCACCGCGCGCTCATCGTCGACGGCGCCGGCGTCGACGAGGCCTGCGACCTCGCGATCACCGCGACCCTCGCCGTCCTCCGCGACGTGCGCCCGGAACAGCTGCGGGCGCTCGACGAGTCACTCGGCGGGCGCTGA
- a CDS encoding ABC transporter ATP-binding protein — MSESTLDKPATATTLLETGGLSVRYGGVSANSDIDISVAAGEIVGLIGPNGAGKTTFVDAVTGFTKATGTVSLRGERLDKASPHRRRRAGMARTWQAGELFTDLTVAQNLAVAVQPVGLRAMLADVVNGSRPPADVISSALELVGLADAADQLPGELTLGQQKLVGVARALVGGTQLVLLDEPAAGLDTHESRDFGIELRRIAATGIGILLIDHDMSLVLDVCDRLYVLDFGRVIASGPPAAIQDDPAVISAYLGSPEVDPDAVVDPPVPPAGPSGGGIDTERPSDIGPTGHAPKETP, encoded by the coding sequence ATGTCTGAGTCGACACTCGACAAGCCGGCCACGGCGACGACACTTCTCGAGACCGGTGGACTGTCGGTCCGGTACGGCGGCGTCAGCGCCAATTCCGACATCGACATCTCGGTCGCAGCAGGCGAGATCGTCGGGCTGATCGGCCCCAACGGCGCAGGCAAGACCACGTTCGTCGACGCGGTCACCGGGTTCACGAAGGCCACCGGCACGGTGTCACTGCGCGGGGAGCGACTCGACAAGGCGAGCCCGCATCGCCGACGCCGGGCGGGTATGGCCCGGACATGGCAGGCGGGCGAACTGTTCACCGATCTGACCGTCGCCCAGAACCTTGCCGTGGCAGTACAACCCGTCGGCCTGCGGGCCATGCTCGCCGACGTCGTCAACGGGTCCCGACCCCCGGCCGACGTCATCTCCTCGGCGCTCGAACTCGTCGGCCTGGCCGATGCCGCCGATCAACTCCCCGGCGAGCTGACCCTCGGGCAGCAGAAACTCGTGGGCGTGGCCCGCGCGCTGGTCGGCGGGACCCAGCTCGTCCTGCTCGACGAACCGGCCGCCGGGCTCGACACCCACGAGAGCCGCGACTTCGGCATCGAACTCCGTCGGATCGCCGCGACCGGCATCGGCATCCTGCTCATCGACCACGACATGTCCCTGGTGCTCGACGTCTGCGACCGTCTGTACGTGCTCGACTTCGGTCGTGTCATCGCCAGCGGACCACCGGCCGCCATCCAGGACGATCCCGCGGTCATCTCGGCCTACCTCGGCAGCCCCGAGGTGGACCCGGATGCGGTCGTCGATCCACCTGTTCCGCCGGCCGGCCCGTCCGGTGGGGGCATCGACACCGAACGACCGTCAGACATCGGCCCGACCGGGCACGCCCCGAAGGAGACGCCATGA
- a CDS encoding cryptochrome/photolyase family protein, with product MSVPSGGVVRVVLPHQLFESHLDAEPGTRFVLVEHDLMFRQYRFHVQKLVLHRASMRRFADRLRDRGFDAEILETDARESSHDKLVAHLSRRKPSSIHLYDVVDDWLSGDLLAAFDHAGCPLAVDDIAESPNFLTTRRQLREFFGGSRPRMQQFYTWQRRRLGILVDDSGTSTGGKPEGGRWSYDSENRKKLPKGHEVPQPTPPARHPEVDAAIAWVSDAFPDNPGDADAFGWPTAHDEARAMLEQFLADRFAEFGPYEDAISAEHPFVFHSLLTPGLNIGLLSPRTVLTRALEVGARNRVPLAGLEGFVRQLIGWREYMRASYEIRGRGLRSRNHLGHDRRLPDGWWTAETGLEPVGLVIRRVLAHGYAHHIERLMVLGNAMCLLRIDPEEIYEWFMEMFVDAYDWVMVPNVYAMSQFAAGEAITTKPYVSGSNYLKKMSDIPAGDWAEDWDGLYWTFVRDHRDVFEANARSSFLARAYDRLPSGTKAAHSRRAGRWLG from the coding sequence ATGTCCGTTCCGTCCGGCGGTGTGGTCCGGGTGGTGCTCCCGCATCAGTTGTTCGAATCACACCTCGACGCGGAGCCCGGCACCCGCTTCGTTCTCGTCGAACACGATCTCATGTTCCGGCAGTACCGGTTCCACGTACAGAAGCTCGTCCTGCACCGGGCGAGTATGCGCAGGTTCGCCGATCGGTTGCGGGACCGGGGCTTCGACGCCGAGATCCTGGAGACCGATGCCCGGGAGTCGAGTCACGACAAACTCGTCGCCCACCTGTCGCGTCGGAAGCCGTCGTCCATCCACCTCTATGACGTCGTCGACGACTGGCTGTCCGGGGATCTGCTGGCGGCCTTCGACCATGCCGGGTGCCCGCTCGCGGTCGACGACATCGCCGAGAGCCCGAACTTCCTGACCACCCGTCGCCAGCTCCGGGAGTTCTTCGGCGGCAGCCGGCCGCGGATGCAGCAGTTCTACACCTGGCAGCGCCGGCGGCTCGGCATCCTCGTCGACGACAGTGGTACGTCGACTGGGGGCAAGCCGGAGGGCGGCCGGTGGAGCTACGACTCCGAGAACCGGAAGAAGCTGCCGAAAGGCCACGAGGTTCCGCAACCGACACCGCCTGCGCGACATCCGGAGGTCGACGCCGCGATCGCCTGGGTGTCGGATGCGTTCCCCGACAACCCGGGCGACGCGGACGCCTTCGGGTGGCCGACGGCTCACGACGAGGCGCGGGCGATGCTCGAACAGTTCCTCGCCGACCGGTTCGCGGAGTTCGGTCCGTACGAGGATGCGATCAGCGCCGAGCACCCCTTCGTCTTCCATTCGCTGCTGACGCCCGGCCTCAACATCGGGCTGTTGAGTCCGCGCACGGTGCTGACCAGGGCGCTGGAGGTCGGCGCTCGCAACCGCGTCCCGCTGGCCGGCCTCGAGGGTTTCGTGCGGCAGCTGATCGGCTGGCGGGAGTACATGCGGGCCTCGTATGAGATCCGCGGACGTGGCCTCCGCAGCCGGAACCACCTCGGTCACGATCGCCGGCTGCCGGACGGGTGGTGGACCGCGGAGACCGGCCTGGAACCGGTAGGTCTCGTGATCCGGCGGGTCCTCGCACACGGGTATGCCCACCACATCGAGAGATTGATGGTCCTCGGCAATGCGATGTGCCTGCTCCGTATCGACCCCGAGGAGATCTACGAGTGGTTCATGGAGATGTTCGTCGACGCTTACGACTGGGTGATGGTCCCGAACGTGTACGCGATGAGTCAGTTCGCGGCGGGCGAGGCGATCACCACCAAGCCCTACGTCTCGGGTAGCAACTACCTGAAGAAGATGTCGGACATCCCGGCCGGGGACTGGGCCGAGGACTGGGACGGGCTCTACTGGACGTTCGTGCGCGACCACCGGGACGTCTTCGAGGCCAACGCGCGCTCCAGCTTCCTCGCGCGGGCCTACGATCGGCTGCCGTCGGGCACGAAGGCGGCGCACAGCCGCCGGGCGGGACGTTGGCTGGGGTGA